A genomic region of Miscanthus floridulus cultivar M001 chromosome 3, ASM1932011v1, whole genome shotgun sequence contains the following coding sequences:
- the LOC136545950 gene encoding outer plastidial membrane protein porin, whose product MAPGLYTDIGKKARDLLYKDYNTHQKFSLTTCSPHGVAITAAGTRKNESIFGELHTQIKNKKLMVDVKANSESDLLTTITVDEFGTPGLKSILSLVVPDQRSGKLELQYLHEYAGVNASIGLNPNPMVNLSGVFGIKALSVGVDVSFDTATSNFTKYNAALSLTSPDLIASLHLNNHGDTLVASYYHLVKHHSGTAVGAELSHSVSRNESTLIFGSQHSLDPHTTVKARFNNYGMASALVQHEWRPKSFITISGEVDTKAIERSTKVGLSLLLKH is encoded by the exons atggcACCCGGCCTCTACACCGACATCGGCAAGAAGGCCAGAG ATCTGCTGTACAAGGACTACAACACGCACCAGAAGTTCTCCCTCACCACCTGCTCGCCCCATGGCGTC GCAATCACAGCTGCAGGAACAAGGAAAAATGAGTCCATCTTTGGTGAGCTTCACACCCAGATTAAGAACAAGAAATTGATGGTTGATGTCAAAGCGAACTCAGAATCAGAT CTGTTGACAACAATCACTGTTGATGAGTTTGGCACTCCAGGGCTCAAATCAATTCTCAGTTTGGTTGTTCCGGACCAGAGGTCAGGGAAG CTTGAACTCCAGTACCTACATGAATATGCTGGTGTGAATGCAAGCATCGGGCTTAATCCCAACCCTATGGTTAACCTTTCTGGTGTCTTTGGAATTAAAGCACTCTCAGTTGGCGTTGATGTTTCATTTGATACGGCGACTAGCAATTTCACTAAGTACAATGCTGCCCTGAGCCTCACCAGTCCAGATCTTATTGCTTCCCTTCATTT GAATAACCATGGTGATACCCTGGTTGCATCCTACTACCACTTGGTAAAGCATCATTCAGGCACTGCTGTTGGAGCTGAGCTGTCTCACAGCGTCTCAAGAAATGAGAGCACACTAATCTTTGGGTCTCAGCACTCACTTGATCCCCACACGACTGTCAAGGCACGTTTCAACAACTATGGCATGGCCAGTGCCCTTGTCCAGCATGAATGGCGTCCCAAGTCATTCATCACCATCTCTGGTGAGGTCGACACCAAGGCAATTGAGAGGAGTACGAAAGTTGGCCTGTCCTTGTTGCTCAAGCACTGA
- the LOC136545949 gene encoding inactive protein RESTRICTED TEV MOVEMENT 2-like: MASTQAPAAADNVDPVYEWLDDGASYLLRLDLPGFKKEDFRVHVDGEGRLTVIGHRKPTPGGDGKALRLHKTFQLPNTANLDTITGRFDSNVLTLTVPKLPAGAAAPAPPPPPPPPPPQAKEDARVAGDKKPAADQEDKAAKVGQERTEVERTSLTAGSKEEDVKKAKGTAPPPPPPPPQPSEKARGDNEQQDHQDDKARTDHREKVAREAARRVEAARARVAEAKAKAERERKCEHRKDRAMKEGMKLAEAVNKNKEVIATAVAAFTLGVFVSTRLFSRN, from the exons ATGGCGAGCACGCAAGCCCCGGCGGCGGCCGACAACGTGGACCCCGTCTACGAGTGGCTCGACGACGGCGCCAGCTACCTCCTCCGCCTCGACCTCCCAG GGTTCAAGAAGGAGGACTTTCGGGTGCACGTGGACGGCGAGGGCCGGCTCACCGTCATCGGCCATCGCAAGCCCACGCCCGGCGGCGACGGCAAGGCGCTGCGGCTCCACAAGACGTTCCAGCTGCCCAATACGGCCAACCTTGACACCATCACCGGCCGCTTCGACAGCAACGTACTCACGCTCACCGTGCCCAAGCTGCCCGCCGGTGCTGCCGCCCCCgcaccgcctcctcctccgccgccgccgccaccgcaggCCAAGGAGGACGCGCGAGTCGCCGGCGATAAGAAGCCAGCGGCTGATCAGGAGGACAAGGCTGCCAAGGTTGGCCAAGAGAGGACCGAGGTGGAGaggacgagcttgacggcgggAAGCAAAGAGGAAGACGTGAAGAAGGCCAAGggcacggcgccgccgccgccgccgccgccgccgcagccgagcGAGAAGGCGAGGGGGGACAATGAACAACAAGATCATCAGGATGACAAGGCGAGGACCGACCACAGGGAGAAGGTCGCCCGCGAGGCCGCGCGCAGGGTCGAGGCAGCGCGGGCGAGGGTGGCGGAGGCCAAGGCCAAGGCGGAGCGGGAGAGGAAGTGCGAGCACCGGAAGGACCGCGCCATGAAGGAGGGGATGAAGTTGGCGGAGGCCGTCAATAAGAACAAGGAGGTGATAGCCACGGCCGTCGCCGCCTTCACACTTGGCGTCTTCGTCTCCACTAGGCTCTTCTCCAGGAATTAA
- the LOC136545948 gene encoding 15.7 kDa heat shock protein, peroxisomal-like, whose translation MGSCKPKGPAKGIAAAPPEACGVADIDPKLEWHDGANSYIIRLNLPGFKKEDFKVQVDSGGRLTVRGERPAGYVRLHKAFQLPQTANHEGIAGRFDGTVLSLTVPKQPVSGTDMVMARLIEAEEECAARAEALGGRGQMFAAAAAVAGFALGAFLAHRLFSATNS comes from the exons ATGGGCAGCTGCAAGCCGAAGGGACCAGCCAAGGGCATCGCGGCCGCGCCGCCAGAGGCCTGCGGCGTTGCCGACATCGACCCCAAGCTGGAGTGGCACGACGGCGCCAACAGCTACATCATTCGCCTCAACCTCCCAG GGTTCAAGAAGGAGGACTTCAAGGTCCAGGTGGACTCCGGCGGCCGGCTGACGGTCCGCGGCGAGCGTCCCGCCGGGTACGTGCGGCTCCACAAGGCGTTCCAGCTGCCCCAGACGGCGAACCACGAAGGCATCGCCGGCCGCTTCGACGGCACCGTGCTTTCCCTCACCGTGCCCAAGCAGCCGGTCTCCGGGACAGACATGGTGATGGCGAGGCTtatcgaggccgaggaggagtGCGCGGCGCGGGCAGAGGCCCTCGGCGGCAGGGGGCAGATgttcgccgcggccgcggccgtcgCCGGGTTCGCGCTCGGCGCGTTCCTCGCGCACAGGCTCTTTTCGGCCACGAATAGCTAA